A genomic window from Zerene cesonia ecotype Mississippi unplaced genomic scaffold, Zerene_cesonia_1.1 Zces_u008, whole genome shotgun sequence includes:
- the LOC119839136 gene encoding uncharacterized protein LOC119839136: MKNELIDEAPTGTLGLAQESGWMNTDVFVKWLKHFQSHTKASRDDPVLLICDGHASHKTIEALTYAKENGINMLCLPPHCTHRMQPLDVSIYGPLKTFYNQEISKLLKNHPGCVVTHLQIGGLFAQAYGKAATVQNASNGFKSTGLWPINPDIFPDYMFEPAETTNIPLDQVNDADTEPEPEAEPVYARLSPVENENPTPTQADLDNMNVSTPEPLET, encoded by the coding sequence ATGAAAAATGAACTAATAGATGAAGCTCCTACTGGAACTCTAGGACTGGCACAAGAATCAGGATGGATGAACACAGATGTGTTTGTAAAATGGTTGAAACATTTCCAATCACACACGAAAGCAAGTAGAGACGACCCAGTTCTGCTAATTTGTGATGGTCATGCAAGTCACAAAACCATTGAAGCTTTGACATATGCTAAAGAAAATGGCATTAATATGCTGTGTCTACCTCCACACTGCACACATCGAATGCAGCCCTTGGATGTTAGTATTTACGGACCACTAAAGACGTTTTACAATCAAGAAATCTCTAAATTGTTAAAGAATCACCCAGGATGCGTTGTTACCCATTTACAAATTGGAGGTTTGTTTGCTCAAGCATATGGAAAGGCTGCAACTGTACAAAATGCAAGTAATGGCTTTAAAAGCACAGGTTTATGGCCAATAAATCCTGACATTTTTCCAGACTACATGTTTGAACCAGCTGAGACTACAAATATTCCGTTGGATCAGGTCAACGATGCAGATACCGAACCTGAACCTGAAGCTGAACCTGTCTACGCGCGTTTATCACCGGTTGAAAATGAAAACCCTACTCCAACACAAGCTGATTTGGACAACATGAATGTTTCTACTCCAGAACCCTTAGAAACATAG
- the LOC119839075 gene encoding LOW QUALITY PROTEIN: uncharacterized protein LOC119839075 (The sequence of the model RefSeq protein was modified relative to this genomic sequence to represent the inferred CDS: inserted 1 base in 1 codon; substituted 1 base at 1 genomic stop codon) yields MKDLIIFSTPIEIFNNLPLTFRARYSNVVSIMDCLEIEIEKPSNPVFLSLTWSXYKKXNTLKYFISCTPDGLVNFISEGYSGRATDMIVEDCDFLKYYHNLIPIIDDVIVKACGLINMQDVLISLICQPALGQRGGLKYV; encoded by the exons AtgaaagatttaattatattttcaacaccTATAgaaattttcaacaatttgCCTTTAACTTTCAGGGCTAGATATTCAAATGTGGTGTCTATAATGGATTGccttgaaattgaaattgaaaaaccaTCAAATCCAGTCTTCTTATCGCTAACATGGTCATAGTACAAGA tcaatacattaaaatatttcatatcatgTACTCCTGACGGactagtaaattttatatctgaaGGATATAGCGGCAGAGCAACAGACATGATTGTGGAAGATTGTGACTTCCTGAAAT ATTACCACAACCTTATACCTATTATTGATGATGTTATAGTGAAAGCCTGTGGTCTAATTAATATGCAGGATGTATTAATATCTctcatctgccaacccgcacttggccagcgtggtggattgaA ATATGTCtga